A single genomic interval of Malania oleifera isolate guangnan ecotype guangnan chromosome 13, ASM2987363v1, whole genome shotgun sequence harbors:
- the LOC131146353 gene encoding pentatricopeptide repeat-containing protein At1g08070, chloroplastic-like, whose product MLLVPRMPTYMERHLVNLLHSSLHINQFKQVHALIITQYPTLAPTLIQKLLKVSFVDYGRQLFDQIPHPDQYLYNTFISAYTKLSLNKEAVECLFLMHRNEIQIDCFAIPPALKSCSSLLATNVGKQIHSLVINCGFDSNVFVQTALMDFYAKTGDLDSARQIFDGILIKDPVSYNCLISGYSKSGNVLAARELFDEMKERTIVSWNSMISCYAHNGDCLEGLRIFERMQVEKYPPNEITLVTVLSMCAKLGDLETGLRVKKLIDDNNLGAGMIISTAIMEMLIKCGSVDEAREEFDKMVGRDVVAWSAMISGYAQNGRSNEALELFELMKNEQIKPNNVTLVSILSACAQLGSVEAGECIGNYVESLELFSNVHVASALLGMYSRCGNIIKARQVFDRMPCRDIVTWNSMIAGLAFNGFAEDAIALFEKLMETEVRPDDVTFVGLLTACTHSGLVDLGLEFFRSMRSDHDISPKIEHYACIVDLFCRSGRLKEAYDFICRMEIEPNVVIWGTLLSASNIHRNVELAELSVQKLLMLEPENSGNYVLLSNMYASVGRWREAWMLRKLMKDKNVQKTPAYSWVEVGDRVHRFLVGDTLHPRSDEIFCVVYGLAMQSIWAGYDLEPNLQCS is encoded by the coding sequence ATGCTTCTCGTCCCCCGTATGCCCACATACATGGAACGCCATCTTGTCAACTTACTTCACTCTTCTCTTCACATAAACCAGTTCAAGCAAGTTCACGCTCTCATCATCACACAGTACCCCACTCTCGCTCCTACCCTCATTCAAAAACTCCTAAAGGTATCATTTGTTGATTATGGTCGTCAATTGTTCGACCAAATTCCTCACCCAGACCAATATTTATATAATACTTTTATATCTGCATACACCAAGCTTTCTTTGAACAAAGAAGCCGTGGAATGTCTCTTTTTGATGCACCGTAACGAAATCCAGATAGATTGTTTTGCCATTCCGCCTGCTCTGAAGTCGTGCTCTTCATTGTTGGCGACCAATGTTGGGAAACAAATTCATTCTTTGGTAATAAACTGTGGGTTCGATTCAAATGTTTTTGTTCAGACAGCTTTGATGGATTTCTATGCCAAGACTGGTGATCTGGATTCGGCTAGACAGATTTTTGATGGGATTTTAATTAAGGATCCCGTTTCTTATAATTGCTTGATTTCTGGGTATTCTAAATCAGGCAATGTTTTAGCGGCACGAGAACTGTTTGATGAGATGAAGGAAAGAACCATTGTTTCATGGAATTCTATGATTTCATGCTATGCACATAATGGTGATTGTCTTGAGGGGTTAAGAATTTTTGAAAGAATGCAGGTGGAAAAATATCCTCCCAATGAAATCACTCTAGTGACTGTGCTCTCTATGTGTGCTAAATTGGGTGACCTAGAGACGGGGTTGAGAGTTAAGAAGTTGATTGATGATAACAATTTGGGCGCTGGAATGATAATTTCAACTGCAATTATGGAAATGCTTATAAAATGTGGGTCAGTTGATGAAGCACGTGAAGAATTTGACAAAATGGTTGGTCGAGATGTTGTTGCATGGAGTGCTATGATTTCTGGTTATGCTCAGAATGGGAGATCAAATGAGGCACTTGAGCTTTTTGAACTTATGAAAAATGAACAAATTAAACCTAACAATGTTACACTTGTGAGCATTCTATCTGCTTGTGCTCAGTTGGGCTCTGTTGAAGCTGGTGAGTGCATTGGTAACTATGTAGAGAGTCTAGAATTGTTTTCAAATGTTCATGTGGCCTCAGCACTATTGGGTATGTATTCTAGGTGCGGAAATATCATAAAAGCTCGTCAAGTATTTGACAGAATGCCTTGCAGAGATATTGTTACGTGGAACTCAATGATTGCTGGCCTAGCATTTAATGGTTTTGCAGAGGATGCAATTGctctttttgaaaaattgatgGAAACTGAGGTGAGACCAGATGATGTAACATTTGTGGGGCTTTTAACAGCTTGCACCCATTCAGGTCTTGTTGATCTAGGCCTTGAGTTCTTCAGAAGCATGAGATCAGATCATGATATTTCACCAAAGATAGAACATTATGCTTGTATAGTTGATCTTTTTTGTAGATCAGGAAGATTAAAAGAGGCCTATGATTTTATATGTAGGATGGAAATAGAGCCGAATGTTGTGATATGGGGTACCTTATTGAGTGCTTCTAACATCCACAGGAATGTAGAGCTTGCTGAGCTCTCAGTTCAGAAATTACTGATGTTAGAGCCTGAAAATTCTGGGAACTATGTCCTTCTTTCCAACATGTATGCCAGTGTGGGCAGATGGAGAGAAGCGTGGATGTTGCGGAAGTTGATGAAGGATAAAAACGTGCAAAAGACACCTGCGTATAGCTGGGTAGAAGTGGGGGATAGGGTTCATAGGTTTCTAGTTGGGGACACGTTGCATCCTAGATCTGATGAAATCTTTTGCGTTGTTTATGGTTTGGCAATGCAGTCAATTTGGGCTGGTTATGACTTGGAACCTAACTTACAGTGCAGTTAA